A single region of the Rhodococcus sp. W8901 genome encodes:
- the gatB gene encoding Asp-tRNA(Asn)/Glu-tRNA(Gln) amidotransferase subunit GatB gives MTAAVSADLLDYDAVLAKFEPVLGMEVHVELHTKTKMFCPCPTEFGAEPNTQVCPVCLGMPGALPVVNQAAVESAIRIGLALNCSITPWGRFARKNYFYPDQPKNYQISQYDEPIATEGYLDVVLDDGSTWRVDIERAHMEEDTGKSLHVGGATGRIHGASHSLLDYNRAGVPLVEIVTKPITGAGERAPEVARAYVAALRDLLKALDVSDVRMDQGSLRCDANVSLMPIGAEVFGTRTETKNVNSLKSVEVAVRHEMRRQAAVLVSGGEIIQETRHFQEADGTTSAGRRKETAEDYRYFPEPDLEPVAPDADWVEELRGTLPELPWLRRARIQQEWGVSDEEMRDLVNAGALDLVIATTEAGAPASEARSWWVAYLSQQANTRSVELTALPITPAQVAEVIGFVAEGKLTNKLARKVVDYVLDGEGDPAQILAAHPELVVVRDDSKLQAAVDEALAANPDIADKIRSGKVAAAGKIVGDVMKATRGQADPARVKELVIAACS, from the coding sequence ATGACTGCCGCCGTGTCCGCTGACCTTCTCGACTATGACGCCGTCCTCGCGAAGTTCGAGCCCGTATTGGGCATGGAAGTGCACGTCGAGCTGCACACCAAGACCAAGATGTTCTGCCCGTGTCCCACCGAGTTCGGTGCTGAGCCCAACACCCAGGTGTGCCCCGTGTGCCTCGGCATGCCCGGAGCGTTGCCGGTGGTCAATCAGGCCGCCGTCGAGTCCGCGATCCGCATCGGCCTGGCGCTGAACTGCTCGATCACCCCGTGGGGCCGGTTCGCGCGGAAGAACTACTTCTACCCGGACCAGCCGAAGAACTACCAGATCTCGCAGTACGACGAGCCCATCGCGACCGAGGGCTACCTCGACGTGGTGCTCGACGACGGCAGCACGTGGCGTGTCGACATCGAGCGCGCGCACATGGAGGAGGACACCGGTAAGTCGCTGCACGTCGGTGGCGCCACCGGCCGAATCCACGGTGCGAGCCACTCGCTGCTGGACTACAACCGCGCCGGCGTCCCGCTCGTGGAGATCGTGACCAAGCCCATCACCGGTGCAGGTGAGCGCGCGCCCGAGGTGGCCCGCGCGTATGTCGCCGCCCTGCGTGATCTGCTCAAGGCCCTCGATGTCTCCGACGTCCGCATGGACCAGGGCTCGCTGCGCTGCGACGCGAACGTCTCGCTGATGCCGATCGGCGCCGAGGTGTTCGGCACCCGCACCGAGACCAAGAACGTCAACTCGCTCAAGAGCGTCGAGGTCGCCGTCCGCCACGAGATGCGCCGTCAGGCCGCCGTCCTCGTCTCCGGTGGCGAGATCATCCAGGAGACGCGGCACTTCCAGGAGGCCGACGGCACCACGTCCGCCGGTCGCCGCAAGGAGACCGCCGAGGACTACCGCTACTTCCCCGAGCCCGACCTCGAGCCCGTCGCGCCTGACGCCGATTGGGTCGAGGAACTCCGCGGCACGCTGCCCGAGCTGCCGTGGCTGCGCCGCGCGCGCATCCAGCAGGAGTGGGGTGTCTCGGACGAGGAGATGCGCGACCTCGTCAACGCCGGCGCACTCGACCTGGTGATCGCGACGACCGAGGCCGGCGCGCCCGCGTCCGAGGCCCGCTCGTGGTGGGTCGCCTACCTGAGCCAGCAGGCCAACACCCGGAGCGTCGAGCTCACCGCGCTGCCCATCACGCCCGCGCAGGTCGCCGAGGTCATCGGTTTCGTCGCCGAGGGCAAGCTCACCAACAAGCTCGCCCGCAAGGTCGTCGACTACGTGCTCGACGGTGAGGGCGATCCGGCACAGATCCTCGCCGCGCACCCGGAGCTCGTGGTCGTGCGTGACGACAGCAAGCTGCAGGCCGCGGTCGACGAGGCCCTGGCCGCGAACCCCGACATCGCCGACAAGATCCGCAGCGGCAAGGTCGCGGCGGCCGGCAAGATTGTCGGCGACGTGATGAAGGCAACTCGCGGGCAGGCCGACCCGGCGCGCGTCAAGGAGCTCGTCATCGCGGCGTGCAGCTGA
- a CDS encoding mycothiol transferase has translation MTPQKETDAAREILRDNFERIRELVVEVCAGLTPEMSDYRPGPNANSIAWLIWHLTRVQDDHVSDIADVEQAWTSRGWRERFALPFPAGDVGYGHSSADVGIVHADARLLADYHGDVHLATLEYIDELTADELDRIVDRRWDPPVTVSVRLVSVIGDCLQHLGQAAYVRGLFEAR, from the coding sequence ATGACCCCACAGAAGGAGACGGACGCGGCCCGCGAGATCCTGCGGGACAACTTCGAGCGCATCCGGGAACTCGTGGTCGAGGTGTGTGCCGGCCTGACACCCGAGATGTCCGACTACCGGCCGGGGCCGAACGCCAACTCGATCGCGTGGCTGATCTGGCACCTGACCCGGGTCCAGGACGATCACGTGAGCGACATCGCCGACGTGGAGCAGGCCTGGACGTCCCGGGGTTGGCGGGAGCGATTCGCCCTGCCGTTCCCGGCCGGCGACGTCGGCTACGGGCACAGCAGCGCCGACGTCGGCATCGTGCACGCGGACGCCCGATTGCTCGCCGACTATCACGGCGACGTGCACCTGGCGACGCTCGAGTACATCGACGAACTCACCGCCGACGAGCTGGACCGGATCGTCGATCGCCGCTGGGATCCGCCCGTGACCGTCTCGGTGCGCCTCGTCAGTGTGATCGGCGACTGCCTGCAGCATCTGGGGCAGGCCGCGTACGTGCGGGGGCTGTTCGAGGCGCGGTGA
- a CDS encoding alpha/beta-hydrolase family protein has protein sequence MSAIPGAHAGSARFAVTVALPRVSTSVAIATGAVASLAPSLLPRTPVAQGMFTGTLVALCWGVAALLRRLRPARGSHTHDAARAGAAVLAGLILAWSVASADHWQNALRSAMSLPAIGPGHWAQVAFWAVAVCLVLFGLTRGCVTLARRLGWVRCVGLLVAIVPLAGLIAVPRAASAAAQHFRTTSSVIDTSLVANEQNSIVPWTTLGAEGRRFVAGVSDPRAVRTYVGLDSAPDVAARAALAVDELDRTGAFSRSHVVVAVPTGSGWIDGEAARGIERRFAGDVATVGMQYSYAPSWATFLFGRADAEESARTLFAAVSARIAELPADARPALHVYGQSLGSVGGSAIFGDADDQRARACSVLWAGPPAGAVRTDDATVLANSSDPVVWWSPSLLTRAPDLGDVRVDAPVPQWIPGISFLQTGVDMLFALDAPTGHGHRYGADQGLRMPDCA, from the coding sequence ATGAGCGCGATCCCCGGCGCGCATGCCGGGAGCGCCCGATTCGCGGTCACCGTTGCGTTGCCGCGGGTGAGCACATCGGTGGCCATCGCCACCGGAGCCGTCGCCTCGCTGGCGCCGTCGCTACTCCCCCGAACCCCTGTCGCGCAGGGCATGTTCACCGGAACTCTGGTGGCGCTGTGCTGGGGCGTGGCCGCACTGCTCCGACGGCTGCGACCGGCCCGCGGCAGCCACACGCACGACGCCGCCCGGGCCGGCGCAGCCGTGCTGGCAGGCCTGATCCTCGCGTGGTCGGTGGCGTCGGCGGACCACTGGCAGAACGCGCTCCGCTCGGCGATGAGCCTGCCCGCGATCGGTCCGGGACACTGGGCGCAGGTCGCGTTCTGGGCGGTCGCGGTGTGTCTCGTACTGTTCGGCCTCACCCGGGGATGCGTCACGCTCGCGCGACGCCTGGGATGGGTGCGCTGCGTCGGCCTGCTGGTGGCGATCGTCCCCCTCGCGGGCCTGATCGCGGTACCGCGGGCGGCTTCGGCTGCAGCGCAGCATTTTCGGACCACCAGCTCGGTCATCGACACCAGTCTCGTTGCAAACGAACAGAACTCGATCGTTCCATGGACGACGCTCGGCGCGGAGGGCCGGCGGTTCGTGGCCGGCGTATCCGATCCGCGGGCCGTCCGCACGTATGTCGGGCTCGACTCGGCGCCCGACGTCGCCGCCCGGGCCGCGCTCGCGGTGGACGAGCTCGACCGCACGGGCGCGTTCTCCCGATCGCACGTCGTGGTCGCCGTCCCGACGGGTTCGGGATGGATCGACGGCGAGGCCGCCCGCGGTATCGAGCGCAGGTTCGCCGGCGACGTCGCGACCGTCGGCATGCAGTACTCGTACGCGCCCAGCTGGGCGACGTTCCTGTTCGGCCGGGCCGACGCGGAGGAATCTGCGCGGACACTGTTCGCGGCGGTGTCGGCACGGATCGCCGAACTGCCCGCCGATGCCCGGCCCGCGCTGCACGTGTACGGCCAGAGTCTCGGGTCGGTGGGCGGCAGCGCGATCTTCGGCGACGCCGACGACCAGCGGGCGCGCGCGTGCAGCGTTCTGTGGGCCGGACCCCCGGCCGGGGCGGTGCGCACCGACGATGCGACGGTGCTCGCGAACAGTTCCGATCCGGTGGTGTGGTGGTCACCGTCGCTGCTGACCCGGGCACCCGACCTAGGCGACGTCCGCGTCGACGCACCTGTGCCGCAATGGATTCCCGGTATCAGCTTCCTGCAGACCGGCGTGGACATGCTGTTCGCGCTCGACGCTCCCACCGGGCACGGGCACCGGTACGGCGCCGATCAGGGACTACGGATGCCGGACTGCGCCTGA
- a CDS encoding sensor histidine kinase: protein MSTGQRLDLVVLFVTAVLYAIAWPTLHVTHHVPAGVQPLIGGLAALPLLLIRANPALGWAISAAGALVIPVVYQRADDYDFPWQVVHVMVLMALLLAVSLRSPIPVVAVAWGATTLLFLADTPGQDGRGWAVGLTVLVLFGLLIRWLVISRRQLAAQEQTSELERARRAILEEKARIARDLHDVVAHHMSMVVVQAQSAPYRLDSVSDEARAEFESIGATAREALNEIRGLLGVLRSDGDTTERAPQPGVAQIEELLDGSVRAGMSLSRSISGEPSAISETTGLTVYRILQESLANASRHCPGAHVEVVVDFSPAVTSLVVTNGPAVGAEPRPESSGGSGIAGMRDRARAVGGTLDTRALDGGGFEVRAHIPGSVPVVAGTPAGPAA from the coding sequence ATGAGCACGGGGCAGCGATTGGACCTGGTGGTGCTGTTCGTGACCGCGGTGCTGTACGCGATCGCGTGGCCCACGCTCCACGTGACGCACCATGTGCCCGCCGGCGTGCAGCCGCTGATCGGAGGGCTCGCCGCGCTGCCGCTCCTGCTGATCCGGGCTAATCCGGCGCTGGGATGGGCCATCTCGGCGGCGGGCGCGCTGGTGATCCCGGTGGTGTACCAGCGCGCCGACGACTACGACTTCCCGTGGCAGGTGGTCCACGTGATGGTGCTGATGGCGCTGCTGCTGGCGGTGAGCCTGCGGTCGCCGATCCCGGTGGTCGCGGTCGCGTGGGGCGCGACGACGCTGCTCTTCCTCGCCGACACGCCGGGCCAGGACGGGCGCGGCTGGGCGGTGGGTCTCACGGTCCTCGTGCTGTTCGGGCTGCTGATCCGCTGGCTGGTGATCTCGCGGCGCCAGCTCGCCGCCCAGGAGCAGACCAGCGAACTCGAACGAGCCCGCCGCGCGATCCTCGAGGAGAAGGCGCGGATCGCCCGTGACCTGCACGACGTCGTCGCCCACCACATGTCGATGGTCGTGGTGCAGGCGCAGAGCGCGCCGTATCGGCTGGACTCGGTGTCCGACGAGGCGAGGGCGGAGTTCGAATCCATCGGTGCCACCGCGCGGGAGGCGCTCAACGAGATCCGTGGCCTGCTCGGCGTGCTGCGCAGCGACGGGGACACCACCGAGCGGGCCCCGCAGCCCGGCGTCGCGCAGATCGAGGAACTGCTCGACGGCAGCGTCCGTGCCGGTATGTCGCTGTCGCGCAGCATCTCCGGGGAGCCGTCCGCGATCTCCGAGACGACGGGGCTGACGGTGTACCGGATCCTGCAGGAGTCGCTGGCCAATGCCAGTCGGCACTGTCCGGGCGCGCACGTGGAGGTCGTCGTCGACTTCTCGCCCGCCGTCACGTCGCTCGTCGTGACGAACGGTCCCGCGGTGGGAGCCGAACCGCGTCCCGAGTCGTCGGGTGGCAGTGGGATCGCCGGCATGCGGGATCGTGCCCGCGCCGTCGGCGGCACACTCGACACCCGCGCACTCGACGGCGGGGGATTCGAGGTCCGGGCCCATATTCCGGGGAGTGTCCCGGTTGTGGCCGGCACCCCGGCCGGGCCGGCCGCCTAG
- a CDS encoding response regulator, giving the protein MAITVFIADDQAMVRQGFGALLGAQPDISVIGDAPDGRVAVSEVKRLRPDVVLMDVRMPEMNGLDAAREILSATTEHPVRVLMLTTFDIDEYVYEALGLGASGFMLKDAPAEELIRAVRVVAAGEALLAPSVTRRLIADVTRRRSAPRPRNTRLESLTPREREVLELIAAGLSNTEIAERLFVAEQTVKTHVGKVLAKLSLRDRAQAVVLAYETGLVTPG; this is encoded by the coding sequence GTGGCGATCACGGTATTCATTGCGGACGACCAGGCGATGGTGAGGCAGGGTTTCGGCGCGCTGCTCGGTGCACAGCCGGACATCAGTGTCATCGGTGACGCGCCGGACGGGCGGGTCGCCGTCAGCGAGGTCAAGCGCCTGCGCCCCGACGTGGTGCTGATGGACGTGCGGATGCCGGAGATGAACGGTCTCGACGCGGCACGTGAAATCCTTTCCGCCACAACGGAACATCCGGTTCGGGTGTTGATGCTCACGACGTTCGACATCGACGAGTACGTCTACGAGGCCCTCGGGCTGGGGGCGAGCGGGTTCATGCTCAAGGATGCGCCGGCCGAGGAGCTGATCCGGGCGGTGCGGGTGGTCGCGGCCGGTGAGGCGCTGCTCGCGCCGAGCGTCACGCGTCGTCTCATCGCGGACGTCACCCGTCGGCGTTCGGCGCCGCGCCCGCGGAACACGCGGTTGGAGTCGCTCACGCCGCGCGAGCGTGAGGTCCTCGAACTCATCGCGGCCGGGCTGTCGAACACCGAGATCGCCGAACGCCTGTTCGTTGCGGAGCAGACCGTCAAGACGCACGTCGGGAAGGTGCTGGCGAAGCTGTCGCTGCGGGATCGTGCGCAGGCCGTCGTCCTCGCCTACGAAACGGGACTGGTCACGCCCGGTTGA
- a CDS encoding ATP-dependent 6-phosphofructokinase, with translation MRIGILTGGGDCPGLNAVIRAVVRTADARYGSTVVGFQDGWRGLLEDRKMQMRNEDRIDRILARGGTILGTARVNPQRLHDGLDRIKQTLDDNGIDVLIPIGGEGTLTAASWLADSGVPVVGVPKTIDNDIDCTDVTFGFDTALTIATDAIDRLHTTAESHQRVMLVEVMGRHAGWIALQSGMASGAHLTLVPEEPFDVDEVCALVKKRFQRGDSHFICVVAEGASPDPASMTLREGGIDEYGHKIFTGVAQQLAVEIEHRIGKEVRTTVLGHVQRGGTPTPYDRVLATRFGVHATDAAHSNQFGQMVALHGTNIELVPLSEATKQLKTVPVERYREAAAFFG, from the coding sequence ATGCGCATCGGAATCCTGACCGGGGGCGGCGACTGCCCCGGATTGAACGCCGTCATCCGCGCTGTCGTGCGCACTGCGGACGCGCGCTACGGCAGTACCGTCGTCGGGTTCCAGGACGGCTGGCGGGGTCTGCTCGAGGACCGCAAGATGCAGATGCGCAACGAGGACCGCATAGACCGGATCCTCGCGCGCGGCGGCACCATCCTCGGCACCGCGCGGGTGAACCCGCAGAGACTGCACGACGGCCTCGACCGGATCAAACAGACCCTCGACGACAACGGCATCGACGTGCTCATCCCGATCGGCGGCGAGGGCACGCTCACCGCCGCGAGCTGGCTCGCCGACAGCGGTGTCCCCGTCGTCGGGGTGCCCAAGACGATCGACAACGACATCGACTGCACCGACGTCACGTTCGGCTTCGACACCGCCCTGACCATCGCCACCGACGCGATCGACCGGCTGCACACCACCGCCGAATCACACCAGCGGGTGATGCTCGTCGAGGTGATGGGCCGTCACGCGGGCTGGATCGCGTTGCAGTCCGGCATGGCGTCGGGCGCGCATCTGACGCTGGTGCCCGAGGAGCCGTTCGACGTCGACGAGGTGTGCGCGCTGGTCAAGAAGCGCTTCCAGCGCGGCGACTCGCACTTCATCTGCGTGGTCGCGGAGGGGGCCTCGCCCGACCCGGCGTCGATGACGCTCCGCGAGGGCGGCATCGACGAGTACGGACACAAGATCTTCACCGGTGTCGCGCAGCAGTTGGCCGTCGAGATCGAACACCGCATCGGCAAGGAGGTGCGCACGACGGTGCTCGGGCACGTGCAGCGCGGCGGGACGCCGACCCCGTACGACCGGGTCCTCGCGACCCGATTCGGCGTCCACGCGACCGACGCCGCCCACAGCAACCAGTTCGGTCAGATGGTGGCGCTGCACGGCACGAACATCGAGTTGGTGCCGCTGTCGGAGGCGACCAAACAGCTCAAGACCGTGCCCGTCGAGCGCTACCGGGAGGCGGCCGCGTTCTTCGGGTGA
- a CDS encoding flavin-containing monooxygenase translates to MGKPSITIIGAGFGGIAMALELRRAGLTDITILEKGDDVGGVWRVNTYPGAACDVPSPLYSISSEPNPEWSRRFSEQPDILAYLRDIAERHQLRPLIRFGVTVIEAEFDEHVNRWSVRTAGGEIVESDVLVTAVGQLSRPALPDIPGRETFAGPAFHSAEWNHDVDLAGRRVAVIGTGASAVQFVPAIAADVGRLTLFQRSAPWILPKPDRVYGDRHHRIFRSVPATLRGERLVTWGIFELLTVGLLDTRWRGGIAGALARRHLREQVTDPALRAALTPDYEPGCKRMLLSDEYYPALTRSSVDVVVGAIDRIEPDGVRTVDGTLHPADVIIYGTGFAATEFLAPMKIRGRAGRSLDDAWSDGAHAYLGVTTAGFPNLFLMYGPNTNLGSGSIVYMLESQARHIAGLVEWLVEQPGCAVEVDAGVERRFDDRIQRKLADSVWSLCSSWYRTASGKITTNWPGTVTAYRRRTRRPDRRDFRITAPRTAPARTRPAPDAAGSRRSH, encoded by the coding sequence GTGGGGAAGCCGTCGATCACGATCATCGGCGCCGGATTCGGCGGAATCGCGATGGCGCTCGAGTTGCGTCGTGCCGGGCTCACGGACATCACGATCCTGGAGAAGGGCGACGACGTCGGCGGTGTGTGGCGCGTCAACACGTATCCCGGCGCGGCGTGCGACGTGCCGTCGCCGCTGTATTCGATCTCGTCGGAGCCCAATCCCGAATGGTCGCGGCGGTTCTCGGAGCAGCCCGACATCCTGGCGTACCTGCGCGACATCGCCGAGCGGCATCAGTTGCGGCCGCTGATCCGGTTCGGAGTCACGGTCATCGAGGCCGAGTTCGACGAGCACGTCAACCGGTGGTCGGTGCGGACCGCCGGCGGTGAGATCGTCGAGTCCGACGTCCTCGTCACCGCGGTCGGCCAGTTGTCGCGCCCGGCGCTGCCCGACATTCCGGGACGCGAGACGTTCGCCGGGCCCGCCTTCCACTCGGCCGAGTGGAACCACGACGTCGATCTGGCGGGCCGACGCGTCGCGGTGATCGGCACCGGTGCCAGCGCGGTCCAGTTCGTGCCGGCGATCGCCGCCGACGTGGGCCGGCTGACGCTGTTCCAGCGATCGGCGCCGTGGATCCTCCCGAAACCCGATCGTGTGTACGGGGACCGGCATCACCGGATCTTCCGGTCGGTGCCGGCGACGTTGCGGGGCGAACGCCTCGTCACCTGGGGGATATTCGAGTTGCTCACCGTCGGCCTGCTCGACACCAGGTGGCGCGGCGGCATCGCGGGCGCACTGGCGCGCAGGCACCTGCGCGAGCAGGTCACCGATCCGGCGCTACGGGCGGCACTGACGCCGGACTACGAGCCCGGCTGCAAGCGGATGCTGTTGTCGGACGAGTACTACCCGGCACTGACGCGCAGCAGCGTCGACGTCGTCGTCGGCGCCATCGACCGCATCGAACCCGACGGTGTGCGGACGGTCGACGGAACCCTGCACCCGGCCGACGTGATCATCTACGGGACCGGTTTCGCCGCAACGGAATTCCTCGCGCCTATGAAGATTCGCGGACGCGCCGGACGGAGTCTGGACGACGCCTGGTCCGACGGCGCCCACGCGTATCTCGGCGTCACGACGGCCGGGTTCCCCAACCTGTTCCTGATGTACGGTCCCAACACGAACCTCGGCTCGGGATCGATCGTGTACATGCTCGAGTCCCAGGCCCGGCACATCGCCGGACTCGTCGAGTGGCTCGTCGAGCAGCCGGGGTGTGCGGTCGAGGTGGACGCCGGTGTCGAGCGACGATTCGACGACCGCATCCAACGCAAGCTCGCCGACTCGGTGTGGAGCCTGTGCAGCAGCTGGTATCGCACCGCGTCGGGCAAGATCACCACCAACTGGCCGGGCACCGTCACGGCCTACCGGCGCCGGACCCGACGCCCCGACCGCCGCGACTTCCGCATCACCGCGCCTCGAACAGCCCCCGCACGTACGCGGCCTGCCCCAGATGCTGCAGGCAGTCGCCGATCACACTGA